In Bosea vestrisii, the following are encoded in one genomic region:
- a CDS encoding FkbM family methyltransferase — MAFNEIRSAEDQPFGTFAPQGGIARLIGWTRCASDSFLGRKFAYALRRLGLNRLKGQPVDIEALGAQMRLYPQGNVCEKRVLFTPQYFDARERELLASRIRDGFCFIDIGANIGAYSLFVAARAGRGARILAVEPQPDIFARLTYNIAQNPFGTVKAVACALADKPGELTLFLDPTNKGESSVRILRSSNANSVRVPATTLLALMQGEGYERLDAVKLDVEGAEDLILEPFLRDAPEALWPGFIIVEDSRGRWQSDLPALLESKGYKLIAQTRLNLVYERTTS, encoded by the coding sequence ATGGCATTCAACGAGATCAGATCGGCCGAGGATCAGCCTTTCGGCACCTTCGCCCCCCAGGGCGGCATCGCGCGCCTCATCGGCTGGACGCGCTGCGCCTCGGATTCCTTCCTCGGGCGCAAATTCGCCTATGCGCTGCGCCGCCTCGGGCTCAACCGGCTCAAAGGCCAGCCCGTCGACATCGAGGCGCTCGGCGCGCAGATGCGGCTCTACCCCCAAGGCAATGTCTGCGAGAAGCGGGTGCTGTTCACGCCGCAGTACTTCGACGCGCGGGAGCGCGAGCTTTTGGCCTCGCGCATCCGGGACGGCTTCTGCTTCATCGATATCGGCGCGAATATCGGCGCCTATTCGCTCTTCGTCGCGGCCCGCGCCGGCCGCGGCGCGCGTATCCTTGCAGTCGAGCCGCAGCCGGACATTTTCGCGCGGCTGACCTACAACATTGCCCAGAACCCGTTCGGCACGGTCAAAGCGGTGGCCTGCGCGCTCGCCGACAAGCCGGGCGAGCTGACGCTGTTCCTCGACCCTACGAACAAGGGCGAATCGAGCGTGCGCATCCTGCGTTCCAGCAATGCGAACTCGGTGCGCGTCCCGGCGACGACGCTGCTCGCGCTGATGCAGGGCGAGGGCTATGAGCGGCTCGACGCGGTCAAGCTCGATGTCGAGGGCGCCGAGGATCTGATCCTCGAGCCCTTCCTGCGCGATGCTCCGGAGGCGTTGTGGCCGGGCTTCATCATCGTCGAGGATTCGCGCGGGCGCTGGCAGAGCGACCTTCCGGCGCTGCTGGAGAGCAAGGGCTACAAGCTCATCGCCCAGACCCGGCTCAACCTCGTCTACGAGCGCACGACCTCGTGA
- the fhuF gene encoding siderophore-iron reductase FhuF, giving the protein MNEAALPSFTASFPEALAWYRDKLVLPGGAREAISGPNLLTGAADRLMARFATLYPDSDRRALVSMWTQWHFGALLIPATAAILLCNRDLPLELNRIAVVPQEAGLTSAIVIPDEGGRRVDGSDPFARLFDGHVAPLISHFAAQFRVSPRLLWANAAAIFEWTLQQLPAELADTDGLAAARQRLERRLKPSGQRNPMFEAVRYPVEQGEPVRRRKLCCLRYLLAGVADCGSLCPLHAGCVSVVTDAA; this is encoded by the coding sequence ATGAACGAAGCGGCGCTGCCATCCTTCACCGCCAGCTTTCCGGAGGCGCTGGCCTGGTACAGGGACAAGCTCGTGCTGCCCGGCGGCGCCCGCGAAGCGATCTCGGGACCCAACCTGCTGACGGGCGCCGCCGACCGGCTGATGGCGCGTTTCGCCACGCTCTATCCGGACAGCGACCGACGCGCGCTCGTCTCGATGTGGACGCAATGGCATTTCGGCGCACTGCTCATCCCGGCGACGGCGGCAATCCTGCTGTGCAATCGCGATCTGCCATTGGAGCTAAACCGGATCGCGGTCGTGCCTCAGGAGGCCGGGCTGACGAGCGCAATCGTCATCCCCGACGAAGGCGGCCGACGCGTTGACGGCAGCGATCCCTTCGCGCGCCTGTTTGACGGCCATGTCGCGCCGCTGATCAGCCATTTTGCGGCGCAGTTCCGGGTGTCGCCGCGGCTGCTCTGGGCCAATGCGGCGGCGATCTTCGAATGGACGCTGCAGCAGCTGCCGGCCGAGCTCGCCGATACGGATGGGCTGGCCGCGGCGCGCCAGCGGCTGGAGCGCCGTCTCAAACCCTCCGGACAGCGCAACCCGATGTTCGAGGCGGTGCGTTACCCCGTCGAGCAGGGGGAGCCGGTTCGGCGCCGCAAGCTCTGCTGCCTGCGCTACCTGCTGGCCGGCGTCGCCGATTGCGGCAGCCTCTGTCCGCTGCACGCCGGCTGTGTTTCGGTGGTGACCGATGCGGCCTGA
- a CDS encoding DUF4167 domain-containing protein — protein sequence MNIHPSRTTAFDNRLTRSGPRADAAQTRRGATPQASYERYLALAKAQALAGDRIEAERNYQYAEHYHRLINGTAA from the coding sequence ATGAACATACACCCATCCAGAACCACAGCTTTCGACAATCGCTTGACCCGATCGGGGCCACGCGCCGACGCTGCGCAGACAAGGCGGGGGGCAACCCCGCAGGCGAGCTATGAGCGCTACCTCGCTCTGGCCAAAGCCCAGGCCCTCGCCGGCGACAGGATCGAGGCCGAGCGCAATTATCAATACGCCGAACACTATCACCGCTTGATCAACGGCACGGCCGCCTGA
- a CDS encoding competence/damage-inducible protein A, translating to MTAAPSPAFPPVITAAILVIGDEILSGRTKDKNIGYIAEYLTNIGIELREVRVVPDLTDEIVSALNALRARYTYVFTTGGIGPTHDDITADAVAAAFGVPIDHDPRAVAMLLERFPQDQLNEARMRMARIPAGADLIANSVSKAPGFRIGNVHVMAGVPAIMQAMLDVVAPTLKTGAKILSETVRAGLKEGDIGTPLAEIAKAHPDCSIGSYPFWSETGPDTNIVIRSRDPEKLMMATSAVQAMVEVERKKLAG from the coding sequence ATGACGGCAGCGCCATCGCCCGCCTTTCCGCCCGTCATCACCGCCGCGATCCTGGTGATCGGCGACGAGATCCTGTCCGGCCGGACCAAGGACAAGAATATCGGCTATATCGCCGAATACCTGACCAATATCGGTATCGAGCTGCGCGAGGTCCGGGTGGTGCCGGACCTGACCGACGAGATCGTCTCGGCGCTGAACGCGCTGCGTGCGCGCTACACCTATGTCTTCACCACCGGTGGCATCGGCCCAACCCATGACGACATCACGGCGGATGCGGTCGCGGCCGCCTTCGGGGTGCCGATCGACCATGATCCGCGTGCCGTCGCCATGCTGCTGGAGCGTTTCCCGCAGGATCAGCTCAACGAAGCGCGGATGCGGATGGCACGTATCCCGGCCGGCGCCGACCTCATCGCCAATTCGGTGTCGAAGGCACCGGGCTTCCGCATCGGCAACGTCCATGTCATGGCCGGCGTCCCGGCGATCATGCAGGCCATGCTCGACGTCGTGGCGCCGACGCTGAAGACCGGCGCCAAGATCCTGTCAGAGACGGTGAGGGCGGGCCTGAAGGAAGGTGATATCGGCACGCCGCTCGCCGAGATCGCCAAGGCCCATCCCGACTGCTCGATCGGCTCCTACCCGTTCTGGTCCGAGACCGGGCCGGACACCAATATCGTTATCCGCTCGCGCGACCCGGAGAAGCTGATGATGGCGACGTCGGCTGTGCAGGCGATGGTCGAGGTGGAGCGCAAGAAGCTCGCTGGGTGA
- the gpt gene encoding xanthine phosphoribosyltransferase, with translation MAEPSANKAFPVSWDQFHRDARALAWRLADAGPFEAMVCITRGGLVPAAIICRELGLRMIETVCVASYHDYKNQTELKVMKEIAPSIRAIGDGKGKGVLVVDDLTDTGKTARVVREMLPNAHFATVYAKPAGVPVVDTFVTEVSQDTWIYFPWDMGLSYVEPIAKDHKG, from the coding sequence ATGGCCGAACCGAGCGCCAACAAGGCCTTCCCCGTTTCCTGGGACCAGTTTCATCGCGACGCCCGGGCGCTCGCCTGGCGCCTGGCCGATGCCGGACCGTTCGAGGCGATGGTCTGCATCACCCGCGGCGGGCTGGTGCCGGCGGCGATCATCTGCCGCGAGCTCGGCCTGCGCATGATCGAGACGGTCTGCGTCGCGAGCTATCACGACTACAAGAACCAGACCGAGCTCAAGGTGATGAAGGAAATCGCCCCCTCGATCCGCGCCATCGGCGACGGCAAGGGCAAGGGCGTGCTCGTCGTCGACGACCTGACCGACACCGGCAAGACCGCCCGCGTCGTACGCGAGATGCTGCCGAACGCCCATTTCGCCACGGTCTATGCCAAGCCGGCCGGCGTGCCGGTGGTCGACACCTTTGTCACCGAGGTCAGCCAGGACACCTGGATCTATTTCCCCTGGGACATGGGGCTGTCCTATGTCGAGCCGATCGCCAAGGACCACAAGGGCTGA
- a CDS encoding SRPBCC family protein, translating into MAKAFFSTVIDHSADAVWSVIRPFGHYAWAGVRSETIIEEGRAGDQVGSVRRVGTGGTALRQILLAHSDMDRCYSYAFASPPPFPVENYLATIRVTPVVETGQAFIEWWATFDCSGEDRERMTDHFERKGFAVWLAALRAFMAKSS; encoded by the coding sequence GTGGCAAAAGCCTTTTTCAGCACTGTGATCGATCACTCCGCCGATGCGGTCTGGTCGGTCATCCGGCCATTCGGTCATTATGCATGGGCGGGAGTCCGGAGCGAAACCATCATCGAGGAGGGACGGGCGGGCGACCAGGTCGGCAGTGTCCGGCGCGTCGGCACGGGAGGCACCGCGCTGCGGCAGATCCTGCTCGCGCATTCCGACATGGACCGCTGCTACAGCTATGCCTTTGCCAGCCCTCCGCCGTTTCCGGTCGAGAATTACCTGGCCACGATCCGTGTGACACCGGTCGTGGAAACCGGGCAGGCCTTCATCGAGTGGTGGGCGACCTTCGACTGCTCAGGCGAGGACCGCGAGCGGATGACGGATCATTTCGAAAGGAAGGGGTTTGCGGTCTGGCTGGCTGCCCTTCGCGCGTTCATGGCAAAGTCCAGCTAG
- a CDS encoding DUF1236 domain-containing protein yields MLKHAILTAGLVLASTAAMAQNQGQPNGLPEPPGISSEMAPRFQRYVVDQRQMSYSYDQPVVVGAILPTTGVTYYAVPQEYGAGSNYRYTVVNNRPVLVEPGTRRIVQVIN; encoded by the coding sequence ATGCTCAAACATGCGATATTGACTGCCGGCCTTGTCCTGGCCTCGACCGCCGCGATGGCGCAGAATCAGGGCCAGCCCAACGGCCTGCCGGAACCCCCCGGTATCAGCAGCGAGATGGCGCCGCGCTTCCAGCGCTACGTCGTCGACCAGCGCCAGATGTCCTACAGCTATGACCAGCCCGTCGTCGTCGGCGCCATCCTGCCCACGACCGGCGTGACCTATTATGCGGTCCCGCAGGAATACGGCGCCGGCAGCAACTACCGCTACACTGTCGTCAACAACCGGCCCGTGCTGGTCGAGCCCGGCACCCGCCGCATCGTCCAGGTCATCAACTGA
- a CDS encoding DMT family transporter, with amino-acid sequence MSPPAPPRLAIGFACGILSAVIWGVQSVISRQSVADGLSAGDVTILRFLAASLVLLPFALKRLKPFPVGRLGWKKALILTAIVGPSYSLILVGGAHFAPALHSSVISPGLIPVATALLAVLVLGERISPLRVIGLSIIVAGIVVFSFEAMANTPTREGAWIGDLLFVLIAVLWSVFGLLARRWGADAVEVTMATCLLSVPLLPLLALVQPVNLLQVPFSAIVLQALYQGVIVGAVALFLYTQAVAILGAGRAALFLPLVPVVTALSGAALLGERASALEIAGMALAILGMVVALKAPSHA; translated from the coding sequence GTGTCCCCACCCGCTCCCCCTCGCCTCGCCATCGGCTTTGCCTGCGGCATCCTGTCGGCCGTGATCTGGGGCGTGCAGTCGGTGATTTCGCGGCAATCGGTGGCGGACGGGCTCTCGGCCGGCGACGTCACGATCCTGCGCTTCCTCGCCGCCTCGCTGGTGCTGCTGCCCTTCGCGCTCAAGCGGCTGAAGCCGTTCCCGGTCGGCCGGCTCGGCTGGAAGAAGGCGCTGATCCTCACCGCCATCGTCGGCCCGAGCTACAGCCTGATCCTGGTCGGCGGGGCACATTTCGCCCCGGCTTTGCACTCCTCGGTGATCTCGCCCGGGCTGATCCCGGTCGCGACCGCGCTGCTCGCCGTCCTCGTGCTCGGCGAGCGCATCAGTCCGCTCAGGGTGATCGGGCTGTCAATCATCGTCGCCGGGATCGTGGTCTTTTCCTTCGAGGCGATGGCGAACACGCCGACGCGCGAAGGCGCCTGGATCGGCGACCTGCTCTTCGTCCTGATCGCCGTGCTCTGGTCGGTGTTCGGCCTGCTGGCGCGGCGCTGGGGCGCGGATGCGGTCGAGGTCACCATGGCGACCTGCCTGCTCTCGGTGCCGCTGCTGCCGCTGCTCGCGCTGGTGCAGCCGGTCAACCTGCTGCAGGTGCCGTTCTCGGCGATCGTGCTGCAGGCGCTCTACCAGGGCGTCATCGTCGGCGCGGTCGCGCTCTTCCTCTACACCCAGGCCGTCGCGATTCTGGGCGCCGGCCGCGCCGCGCTGTTCCTGCCGCTGGTGCCGGTGGTGACGGCGCTGTCGGGCGCCGCCCTTCTGGGCGAGCGCGCCTCGGCGCTGGAGATCGCCGGCATGGCGCTCGCCATCCTCGGCATGGTGGTGGCGCTGAAGGCGCCGAGCCACGCCTGA
- a CDS encoding serine hydrolase domain-containing protein — protein MPSPLSPARLQAAVAFAQAHDSPWPRSMFYPDGAYVGNREWDEKGPWTEIVGPVEPRGGPAGIVLQGGKVVAEWGDVERADMTFSIAKSYLSVLAGLAVADGLIADIDEPVGRSVDGPHFSSPHNAKITWRHLLQMNSEWQGEIFGKSDQVDHFRQIGIGADNSRKGQRRELSEPGSLYEYNDVRVNALGYALLRRFRRPLPEVLRERIMDKVGASQGWRWEGYETSWLEIDGERMQSVPGGGHWGGGLFISARDHARFGQLIAQKGIWEGRELVPSAWIAQSLVPSPTLPNYGFLWWLNRGPAANPKLPASAFSAQGAGNNLIWIDPEHELVAVLRWIDKAAIDGFLERLVVAVE, from the coding sequence ATGCCCAGCCCCCTCTCCCCCGCCCGCCTCCAGGCCGCCGTCGCGTTCGCGCAGGCGCATGATTCCCCCTGGCCGCGCAGCATGTTCTATCCGGACGGCGCCTATGTCGGGAATCGCGAATGGGACGAGAAAGGTCCCTGGACCGAGATCGTCGGGCCGGTCGAGCCGCGCGGCGGGCCGGCCGGGATCGTGCTGCAGGGCGGCAAGGTCGTCGCAGAGTGGGGCGATGTCGAGCGGGCGGACATGACCTTCTCGATCGCCAAGAGCTATCTCTCGGTGCTGGCGGGCCTTGCCGTCGCCGACGGCCTGATCGCCGATATCGACGAGCCTGTGGGACGGAGCGTCGACGGCCCGCATTTCTCCAGCCCGCACAACGCGAAGATCACCTGGCGGCATCTGCTGCAGATGAACAGCGAATGGCAGGGCGAGATCTTCGGCAAGTCCGACCAGGTCGACCATTTCAGGCAGATCGGCATCGGCGCCGACAACAGCCGCAAAGGCCAGCGCCGCGAGCTCAGCGAGCCCGGCAGCCTCTACGAATACAACGACGTCCGGGTGAACGCGCTCGGCTATGCGCTGCTGCGGCGCTTCCGCCGGCCGCTGCCCGAGGTCCTGCGCGAGCGCATCATGGACAAGGTCGGTGCCTCGCAGGGCTGGCGCTGGGAGGGCTACGAGACCTCCTGGCTCGAGATCGACGGTGAGCGCATGCAGTCGGTCCCCGGCGGCGGCCATTGGGGCGGCGGCCTCTTCATCAGCGCCCGCGACCATGCCCGCTTCGGCCAATTGATCGCGCAGAAGGGCATCTGGGAGGGACGCGAGCTGGTGCCCTCGGCCTGGATCGCGCAATCGCTGGTGCCCTCGCCGACCCTGCCGAATTACGGCTTCCTCTGGTGGCTGAACCGCGGCCCCGCCGCCAATCCCAAGCTCCCCGCGAGCGCCTTCAGCGCGCAGGGCGCCGGCAACAACCTGATCTGGATCGACCCCGAGCACGAGCTCGTCGCGGTGCTGCGCTGGATCGACAAGGCTGCGATCGACGGCTTCCTGGAGCGGCTGGTCGTGGCGGTGGAGTGA
- a CDS encoding phosphoenolpyruvate carboxylase, giving the protein MDRGDVTLEDAAALIRQFGRAALADRGARVAAYVGLECDEAEAYAALARRVAEEASGAVQPFEAYGAALGRTRFAAVFTAHPTFGMSRVVAHALAELASNEGEAAALRAADLSFRPDTTITLQDEFEQARFSVRNARDAIDRLNGAFLVEARARWPQRWRELRPRALLLASWVGSDTDGRTDIGWWDTLRYRLESKRGQFFRLLEKLPDAPATAEVRALIEGAFAAAERQLSLCPPLNSKPEIGALQAFSLALVGEREAALPEASRLLAALDKAIMLAGDDETASALILARAGVIAHGVSIALPHFRLNASQLHNAMRGVIPLDEEPAQPAQRRAFLAAANQALAKVRPTPVDFGALAVERASAARMMMMVAQIVKHVDGSRPVRFLIAETETGYTLLSALYLARRFGIADLVEISPLFETSDALEQGPRIIDEALRSPHWRDYLKRHGRLCVQFGYSDSGRYIGQVAATFWVERLRSRILELLQRYGLTEIELVIFDTHGESAGRGAHPDSLADRLAYLDPEWPRRAFAKAGVKVTRETSFQGSDGYLLFGTKGLAGATVARIAESVFADPAAGADDPIYAEPDFSTEFFQTVREEMTHLVDDPGYAALIGTFGPSLLDKTGSRPAARQSDAGGPTVIRHPRELRAIPNNAILQQLGWLANSVHGIGHAAARAPELFMSMRESSERFGRAYRLAAHAMANSDLDVLRAYLDTLDAGSWFDRARRTEKEGRRDELLAVAEALAQLDLAPALRRLFWRFASDRLKLKEAAGEPPAMPVRLVALHTLRLALLHRIWLSATHIPDFRPHAGVTRELLLERILRLDMTGALALLSEIFPINPDPALGLDFGEPAGPREGGAYAGLHRDVIEPMRACFALLREISGAIQHEIGAFG; this is encoded by the coding sequence ATGGATCGTGGCGACGTCACGCTCGAGGATGCGGCCGCGCTGATCCGCCAGTTCGGCCGCGCCGCGCTCGCCGACCGGGGGGCGCGCGTCGCGGCCTATGTCGGTCTGGAGTGTGACGAAGCCGAGGCCTATGCGGCGCTGGCGCGGCGTGTCGCCGAGGAGGCGAGTGGCGCGGTGCAGCCTTTCGAGGCCTATGGCGCGGCGCTCGGGCGCACGCGCTTTGCCGCGGTGTTCACCGCGCATCCGACCTTCGGCATGAGCCGGGTGGTGGCGCATGCGCTGGCGGAGCTCGCCTCGAACGAAGGCGAGGCCGCGGCGCTGAGGGCGGCCGACCTCTCCTTCCGGCCGGATACGACGATCACTCTTCAGGACGAGTTCGAGCAGGCGCGCTTTTCGGTGCGCAATGCCCGCGACGCGATCGACCGGCTGAACGGCGCCTTCCTGGTCGAGGCGCGGGCGCGCTGGCCGCAGCGCTGGCGCGAGCTCAGGCCGCGTGCGCTGCTGCTCGCCTCCTGGGTCGGCAGCGATACTGACGGGCGCACCGATATCGGCTGGTGGGACACGCTGCGCTACCGGCTGGAATCGAAGCGCGGCCAGTTCTTCCGCCTGCTGGAGAAGCTGCCGGACGCGCCGGCGACCGCCGAGGTGAGGGCGCTGATCGAAGGGGCGTTCGCCGCGGCCGAGCGGCAGCTTTCGCTCTGCCCGCCTCTGAACAGCAAGCCGGAGATCGGGGCGCTGCAGGCGTTTTCGCTGGCACTCGTCGGCGAGCGCGAGGCGGCCCTGCCGGAAGCATCGCGGCTGTTGGCCGCGCTCGACAAGGCGATCATGCTGGCAGGGGACGACGAGACCGCGAGCGCGCTGATCCTGGCGCGGGCCGGCGTGATCGCGCACGGCGTCTCGATCGCGCTGCCGCATTTCCGGCTCAACGCCTCGCAGCTCCACAATGCGATGCGCGGCGTGATCCCGCTCGACGAGGAGCCGGCCCAGCCGGCGCAGCGGCGCGCCTTCCTCGCGGCGGCGAACCAGGCCTTGGCCAAGGTCAGGCCGACCCCGGTCGATTTCGGCGCGCTCGCGGTCGAGCGTGCCTCGGCGGCCCGGATGATGATGATGGTCGCGCAGATCGTGAAGCATGTCGACGGCTCGCGGCCGGTGCGCTTCCTGATCGCCGAGACCGAGACGGGCTATACGCTGCTGTCGGCGCTCTACCTCGCCAGGCGCTTCGGTATCGCCGACCTGGTCGAGATCTCGCCGCTGTTCGAGACATCGGACGCGCTCGAACAGGGGCCGCGCATCATCGACGAGGCGCTGCGCAGCCCGCATTGGCGCGACTATCTCAAGCGCCATGGCCGGCTCTGCGTCCAGTTCGGCTATTCCGATTCCGGCCGCTATATCGGCCAGGTTGCGGCGACCTTCTGGGTCGAGCGGCTGAGGAGCCGCATCCTCGAACTGCTGCAACGCTATGGGCTGACCGAGATCGAGCTCGTGATCTTCGACACCCATGGCGAGTCGGCCGGACGCGGCGCCCATCCCGACAGCCTCGCCGACCGGTTGGCCTATCTCGATCCGGAATGGCCGCGACGCGCCTTCGCCAAGGCCGGCGTCAAGGTCACGCGCGAGACGAGCTTCCAGGGCAGCGACGGCTATCTGCTGTTCGGGACCAAGGGGCTGGCCGGCGCGACGGTGGCGCGCATCGCCGAGAGCGTCTTTGCCGATCCGGCCGCCGGCGCGGATGATCCGATCTATGCCGAACCGGACTTCTCGACCGAGTTCTTCCAGACCGTACGCGAGGAGATGACGCATCTCGTCGACGATCCCGGTTATGCGGCGCTGATCGGCACCTTTGGTCCGTCCCTGCTCGACAAGACCGGTTCGCGCCCGGCGGCGCGGCAGAGCGATGCCGGCGGGCCGACCGTGATCCGCCATCCGCGCGAGCTGCGCGCCATTCCGAACAACGCGATCCTGCAGCAGCTCGGCTGGCTGGCGAACAGCGTCCACGGCATTGGCCATGCAGCGGCGCGCGCGCCCGAACTGTTCATGAGCATGCGCGAGAGCTCGGAGCGCTTCGGCCGCGCCTACCGGCTCGCAGCTCATGCGATGGCGAACAGCGATCTCGACGTGCTGCGCGCCTATCTCGACACGCTCGACGCCGGCAGCTGGTTCGACCGGGCGCGGCGCACCGAGAAGGAGGGGCGGCGCGACGAACTGCTCGCGGTTGCAGAAGCGCTGGCGCAGCTCGATCTTGCGCCGGCGCTGCGGCGGCTGTTCTGGCGCTTCGCTTCGGACCGGCTCAAGCTGAAGGAGGCAGCAGGTGAGCCACCGGCGATGCCGGTCAGGTTGGTGGCGCTGCATACGCTGCGCCTCGCCTTGCTGCACCGGATCTGGCTGTCGGCGACCCATATCCCCGATTTCCGGCCGCATGCCGGGGTGACGCGCGAATTGCTGCTCGAGCGCATCCTGCGGCTCGACATGACCGGGGCGCTTGCCTTGCTCAGTGAGATCTTCCCGATCAATCCCGATCCGGCGCTGGGGCTCGATTTCGGCGAGCCTGCCGGTCCCCGCGAAGGCGGCGCCTATGCCGGCCTGCATCGCGACGTGATCGAGCCGATGCGAGCGTGCTTTGCGCTGCTGCGCGAGATTTCAGGCGCTATCCAGCACGAGATCGGCGCGTTCGGCTGA
- a CDS encoding cell wall hydrolase — protein sequence MKRTMIAANAVRFTGKGPRKTIPLLVALAAPALGACSVSPIQTASTAAPATKEPHEARKRAIELAKADPREKECLVRAMYFESNRSSDAGLLGVGTVVMNRVGAPRYPETICGVVGAPRQFAPGVLTRQMVARDLPKAEAAAEAILAGKRNEAVGNAKHFHMAGLRFSYANMHYVTVAGGNAFYVKGERPERRRIEEPSYQLAAVTAPAPLATTTSTRSTSFASAPLAFAPETPAAAAPANPALQLVANATLPPSRPYDLGMSRKTAQAFIAPPKSDARLAALMPPSRPLRGSLQQN from the coding sequence ATGAAGCGGACCATGATCGCTGCGAACGCCGTCCGTTTCACCGGCAAGGGCCCCCGCAAGACGATCCCGCTTCTGGTTGCTCTGGCTGCGCCGGCTTTAGGCGCCTGCAGCGTCTCGCCGATCCAGACCGCCTCGACGGCCGCGCCCGCCACCAAGGAGCCGCACGAGGCCCGCAAGCGCGCCATCGAGCTGGCCAAGGCCGACCCGCGCGAGAAGGAATGCCTCGTCCGCGCGATGTATTTCGAATCGAACCGCTCGAGCGATGCAGGGCTGCTCGGCGTCGGCACGGTCGTGATGAACCGGGTCGGAGCGCCGCGCTATCCTGAGACGATCTGCGGCGTCGTCGGTGCGCCGCGTCAGTTCGCGCCGGGCGTCCTCACCCGCCAGATGGTCGCACGCGACCTGCCCAAGGCCGAAGCCGCCGCCGAAGCCATTCTCGCCGGCAAGCGCAACGAGGCCGTCGGAAACGCCAAGCACTTCCACATGGCGGGCCTGCGCTTCTCCTACGCCAACATGCATTACGTGACGGTGGCCGGCGGCAACGCCTTCTACGTCAAGGGCGAGCGCCCCGAGCGCCGCCGCATCGAGGAGCCGAGCTATCAGCTCGCCGCGGTGACCGCCCCGGCGCCGCTCGCCACCACCACCTCGACCCGATCGACCTCCTTCGCCAGCGCGCCGCTCGCCTTCGCGCCCGAGACCCCGGCCGCCGCCGCGCCGGCAAACCCGGCCTTGCAGCTCGTCGCCAATGCCACGCTGCCGCCGAGCCGCCCTTATGATCTCGGCATGTCCAGGAAGACCGCCCAGGCCTTCATCGCGCCGCCGAAGAGCGACGCCCGCCTCGCCGCGCTGATGCCGCCCTCCCGCCCCCTGCGCGGCAGCCTACAGCAGAACTGA